One genomic segment of Aliarcobacter cibarius includes these proteins:
- a CDS encoding efflux RND transporter permease subunit, translating to MYKFAISRPITTFMFVFALVFFGYTQIQKMPIAFLPNVDYPVVSVITNYDQGSTEIIESKITDKIEEAISGISGIDIIRSDTSKNQSVVIAQFELSKPVEEAANDVRDKVSTVDLPKEANKPIIEKFSSSSAPIITLFLSTKLDNLDKLMLHANEVVKPVLQSIEGVGKVEIAGFRDKVLKIYPDTTLLSKYNLDLNDLSSKIDEENIKKDGGRVVQEKEELNISIDSDAINVEQLENIKIKDGVRLKDVAKVEETIEDERTFANYNEQKGVLLQVKKISGANEVNIAKSVREKIPYIKGLSNDFDINLLFDTTNFIESTYKSVQFDLILGCFLASLIVFVFLRNFTFTIIAAISLPISILGVLAIMGWSGQTLNILTLTALTLSIGIIIDDAIVVIENIYKKLELGKSRYEAALEGVREISFSVLAISAMLLAIFIPIANMSGIVGKFFKSFGITIVASVIISYIVAITVIPMISSLLVNPKHSKFYLMTESIFLSMDRIYKNLLTKAIKFKFVTLISGFSIFAISIILSSNLGMVFMPKEDRSQFEVIIKANANISMEEMKKTTINIQKELLSISEVDYSSLTIGLNGNIYESSIYVRLVPIDKRAKTQRQIMEEIRHKSKTFENIEINVNETDDMNSGAEIMTPFQLILKANDSKLAEESANKLIDYLKTINGTTNIQNNIQPKKDELSIEILKQNSSKFGVKSSDIANVIAMAYSGEITISNFNKNGKEYDIVMRLSDDLRTNIDVINQLNVKNDKEELIPLSSLININTKQLASVIKRYNRQKQVTVGTDMKDGLALDTLINLVVENKDKWLLDGVTYTFEGDAKDMQDTSDAFGVAIVAALIMIYLILASLYESPLQPIIIMSAMPLSFTGAFLGLYLANMNMSLFSMMGLFLLLGLVGKNSTLIVDAANRNRENNTTLDEAIIQAGISRLRPILMTTISMCLGMLPLALSIGEGSSIKAPMAISVISGLIISTMLSLFVVPALYKLIAPLDDKIRKLYTHK from the coding sequence AAGCTGCAAATGATGTTAGAGATAAGGTTTCAACTGTTGATTTACCAAAAGAAGCTAATAAACCTATAATTGAAAAATTTTCAAGTAGTTCTGCACCTATAATAACTCTTTTTTTATCAACAAAACTTGATAATCTTGATAAATTAATGCTTCATGCAAATGAAGTAGTAAAACCTGTTTTACAAAGTATTGAAGGTGTTGGAAAAGTAGAAATTGCAGGTTTTAGGGATAAAGTACTAAAAATATATCCAGATACTACTCTTTTAAGTAAATATAATCTTGATTTAAATGACTTATCTTCAAAAATTGATGAAGAAAATATCAAAAAAGATGGAGGAAGAGTTGTTCAAGAAAAAGAAGAATTAAATATCTCAATTGATTCAGATGCAATAAATGTTGAACAACTAGAAAATATAAAAATAAAAGATGGTGTTAGATTAAAAGATGTTGCAAAAGTTGAAGAAACAATAGAAGATGAAAGAACATTTGCAAACTATAATGAACAAAAAGGTGTATTATTACAAGTAAAAAAAATCTCAGGTGCTAATGAGGTAAATATTGCAAAATCAGTAAGGGAAAAAATTCCATATATCAAAGGATTATCAAATGATTTTGATATAAATTTATTATTTGATACAACAAATTTTATTGAATCAACTTACAAAAGTGTTCAATTTGACTTGATTTTGGGTTGTTTCTTGGCTTCTTTAATTGTATTTGTATTTTTAAGAAATTTTACTTTTACAATCATTGCAGCTATCTCTTTACCTATTTCAATCTTAGGTGTTCTAGCAATAATGGGTTGGAGTGGGCAAACACTAAATATTTTAACACTTACAGCTTTAACATTATCAATAGGAATTATTATTGATGATGCAATTGTTGTAATAGAAAATATTTATAAAAAACTTGAACTAGGAAAAAGTAGATATGAGGCAGCGTTAGAGGGAGTAAGGGAGATATCTTTTTCTGTTTTAGCTATTTCAGCTATGCTTTTAGCGATTTTTATACCTATTGCAAATATGAGTGGAATAGTAGGAAAATTCTTTAAAAGTTTTGGTATAACTATTGTTGCTTCGGTAATAATTTCTTATATTGTAGCAATTACAGTTATTCCTATGATTAGTTCACTTTTGGTAAATCCAAAACATTCGAAATTTTATTTGATGACTGAATCAATATTTTTATCGATGGATAGAATATATAAAAATCTTTTAACAAAAGCAATAAAGTTTAAATTTGTAACTTTAATAAGTGGCTTTTCTATATTTGCAATATCTATAATTTTATCTTCAAATCTAGGAATGGTATTTATGCCAAAAGAAGATAGAAGTCAGTTTGAAGTAATAATCAAAGCAAATGCAAATATTTCAATGGAAGAGATGAAAAAAACTACAATAAATATTCAAAAAGAGTTACTTTCAATAAGTGAAGTTGATTACTCTTCTTTGACTATTGGATTAAATGGAAATATTTATGAAAGTTCAATTTATGTTAGATTAGTTCCAATAGATAAAAGAGCAAAAACTCAACGTCAAATTATGGAAGAGATTAGACATAAATCGAAAACATTTGAAAATATAGAGATAAATGTAAATGAAACAGATGATATGAATTCAGGTGCAGAAATTATGACACCATTTCAACTTATATTAAAAGCAAATGATTCAAAACTTGCTGAAGAATCAGCTAATAAATTGATTGATTATTTAAAAACAATAAACGGAACAACAAATATTCAAAATAATATTCAGCCTAAAAAAGATGAACTTTCTATTGAGATATTAAAACAAAACTCTTCAAAATTTGGAGTAAAAAGTAGTGATATTGCAAATGTAATTGCAATGGCTTATTCAGGAGAAATTACAATAAGTAATTTTAATAAAAATGGTAAAGAATATGATATTGTTATGAGATTATCAGATGATTTAAGAACAAATATAGATGTGATAAATCAATTAAATGTAAAAAATGATAAAGAAGAACTTATTCCTTTATCAAGTTTAATTAATATAAATACAAAACAGTTAGCTTCTGTAATAAAAAGATATAATAGACAAAAACAAGTTACTGTTGGAACTGATATGAAAGATGGTTTAGCTTTAGATACTCTAATCAATCTTGTAGTTGAAAATAAAGATAAATGGCTTTTAGATGGAGTAACTTATACTTTTGAAGGAGATGCTAAAGATATGCAAGATACTTCTGATGCCTTTGGTGTTGCTATTGTTGCTGCTCTTATAATGATATATTTAATTCTTGCTTCATTATATGAATCTCCACTCCAACCAATTATCATCATGAGTGCAATGCCACTTAGTTTTACAGGGGCATTTTTAGGACTTTATTTAGCAAATATGAATATGAGTTTATTTAGTATGATGGGATTATTTTTACTTCTTGGTTTAGTTGGTAAAAACTCAACTTTAATAGTTGATGCTGCAAATAGGAATAGAGAGAATAATACAACTTTAGATGAAGCAATTATTCAAGCAGGGATATCAAGACTACGACCAATCTTAATGACAACTATATCTATGTGTTTAGGTATGCTTCCCCTTGCCCTTTCTATTGGTGAGGGATCAAGTATAAAAGCTCCTATGGCTATTAGTGTTATAAGTGGTTTAATAATATCTACAATGTTAAGTCTATTTGTAGTTCCAGCTTTATACAAATTAATAGCTCCACTTGATGATAAAATCAGAAAACTTTATACTCACAAATAG